One genomic region from Cellulomonas fengjieae encodes:
- a CDS encoding vWA domain-containing protein, with product MARQNRRLARYTPYVDGPDPLAPPVDLAEALDAIGEDVMAGYSPERAMREFLRRGGRSQTGLDELARRVAERRRALTREHNLDGTLQEVKELLDRAVLAERKQLARDVDMDEGDRALAQMQLDNLPSSPAAAVDELNGYDWRSSEARQEFEKIKDLLGREALDQRFAGMKQALENASDADRAALREMLADLNGLLDARARGADTQEQFDDFMAEHGGYFPEQPRTLDELLDTLAERSAAAQRMRNSMTQEQRDELDALAQQAFGSSDLMDELGRLDDSLRSLRPGEDWGSAERLDGDNGLGLGDGTGVFQDLADLDALAEQLAQSYEGSQLDDLDLDKLARQLGSDAVVDARTLQRLEKAVRESGTLRRGSDGQLALTPKAMRQLGQAVLRAVAETMSGRTGGHDVRRSGAAGEPSGSTRQWAFGDTEPWDVSRTITNALARGSRTLQVDDIEVQETEARTQACVALLVDTSFSMAMEGRWVPVKRTALALHTLVTSRFRGDDLQLIGFGRTAGVMQIEELVGLEEKWEKGTNLHHALLLANRHFRKHPQAQPVLLIVTDGEPTSHLESGGEVFFDYPPHPVTIALAVRELDGSARLGARTTFFRLGDDPGLARFVDAMARRAGGTVVAPETDDLGAAVIGSYLSSRRNGAFGGWGRDDPW from the coding sequence ATGGCTAGGCAGAACCGTCGGCTCGCGCGGTACACGCCCTACGTCGACGGGCCGGACCCGCTCGCCCCGCCGGTCGACCTGGCCGAGGCGCTCGACGCGATCGGCGAGGACGTCATGGCCGGCTACTCGCCGGAGCGCGCGATGCGCGAGTTCCTCCGGCGCGGCGGCCGCAGCCAGACGGGGCTGGACGAGCTGGCGCGTCGGGTCGCCGAGCGGCGCAGGGCGCTGACCCGGGAGCACAACCTCGACGGCACCCTGCAGGAGGTCAAGGAGCTGCTGGACCGGGCGGTGCTGGCCGAGCGCAAGCAGCTGGCGCGCGACGTCGACATGGACGAGGGCGACCGCGCCCTGGCGCAGATGCAGCTCGACAACCTCCCGTCCTCGCCCGCGGCCGCCGTCGACGAGCTCAACGGCTACGACTGGCGCAGCAGCGAGGCGCGTCAGGAGTTCGAGAAGATCAAGGACCTGCTCGGCCGCGAGGCCCTCGACCAGCGCTTCGCGGGGATGAAGCAGGCGCTCGAGAACGCGAGCGACGCCGACCGGGCCGCGCTGCGCGAGATGCTGGCGGACCTCAACGGGCTGCTCGACGCCCGCGCGCGTGGCGCGGACACCCAGGAGCAGTTCGACGACTTCATGGCCGAGCACGGCGGCTACTTCCCCGAGCAGCCCCGCACGCTCGACGAGCTCCTGGACACCCTGGCCGAGCGCTCCGCCGCCGCGCAGCGCATGCGCAACTCGATGACGCAGGAGCAGCGCGACGAGCTCGACGCCCTCGCGCAGCAGGCCTTCGGCTCGTCGGACCTGATGGACGAGCTGGGCCGGCTGGACGACAGCCTGCGCTCCCTGCGCCCGGGGGAGGACTGGGGCAGCGCGGAGCGCCTGGACGGCGACAACGGCCTCGGCCTCGGCGACGGCACGGGCGTCTTCCAGGACCTGGCCGACCTCGACGCGCTGGCCGAGCAGCTCGCGCAGTCCTACGAGGGCTCCCAGCTGGACGACCTCGACCTGGACAAGCTCGCGCGCCAGCTCGGCTCCGACGCGGTGGTCGATGCCCGCACTCTGCAGCGGTTGGAGAAGGCCGTGCGCGAGTCCGGCACCCTGCGGCGAGGGTCCGACGGCCAGCTCGCGCTGACGCCCAAGGCCATGCGCCAGCTGGGCCAGGCGGTGCTGCGCGCCGTCGCCGAGACGATGTCGGGCCGCACGGGCGGCCACGACGTCCGCCGCTCGGGCGCCGCGGGGGAGCCGTCGGGGTCGACCCGCCAGTGGGCCTTCGGCGACACCGAGCCGTGGGACGTGAGCCGCACGATCACCAACGCACTCGCCCGCGGGTCGCGCACCCTCCAGGTCGACGACATCGAGGTCCAGGAGACGGAGGCGCGGACACAGGCGTGCGTGGCGCTGCTCGTCGACACGTCGTTCTCGATGGCGATGGAGGGGCGCTGGGTGCCGGTGAAGCGCACCGCGCTGGCCCTGCACACCCTGGTCACCAGCCGGTTCCGGGGGGACGACCTGCAGCTCATCGGCTTCGGGCGCACCGCCGGCGTCATGCAGATCGAGGAGCTGGTCGGGCTCGAGGAGAAGTGGGAGAAGGGCACCAACCTGCACCACGCGCTCCTGCTGGCCAACCGCCACTTCCGCAAGCACCCGCAGGCGCAGCCCGTGCTCCTGATCGTCACCGACGGCGAGCCGACCTCCCACCTGGAGTCCGGCGGCGAGGTGTTCTTCGACTACCCGCCGCACCCGGTGACGATCGCGCTCGCGGTCCGCGAGCTCGACGGCTCGGCGCGCCTCGGCGCGCGCACCACCTTCTTCCGGCTCGGCGACGACCCGGGTCTGGCGCGCTTCGTCGACGCCATGGCGCGGCGCGCGGGCGGGACCGTCGTCGCGCCCGAGACCGACGACCTGGGGGCCGCGGTCATCGGCTCGTACCTCAGCTCGCGGCGCAACGGGGCGTTCGGCGGCTGGGGCCGCGACGACCCGTGGTGA
- a CDS encoding transcriptional regulator produces the protein MTSALDPVIHPVHRLQVCAMLDAATTLETSVIKHQLGLSASALSKQVAALIDAGYVRQDRSGPDSRKVWLSLTKAGSAAYHGHVAALQAIVAQTETTPSAPAPSPGPGQDI, from the coding sequence ATGACGAGCGCCCTCGACCCGGTCATCCACCCCGTGCACCGCCTGCAGGTCTGCGCGATGCTCGACGCCGCCACGACCCTGGAGACGTCCGTCATCAAGCACCAGCTCGGTCTCAGCGCCTCCGCGTTGAGCAAGCAGGTGGCGGCGCTCATCGACGCCGGGTACGTGCGCCAGGACCGGTCCGGCCCCGACTCCCGCAAGGTCTGGCTCTCGCTGACGAAGGCCGGCAGCGCCGCCTACCACGGTCACGTCGCGGCGTTGCAGGCGATCGTCGCGCAGACCGAGACCACCCCGTCCGCTCCCGCACCCAGCCCAGGTCCTGGTCAGGACATCTAG
- a CDS encoding SCO1664 family protein has product MTAADVDLVTGELELVGRITIASNATFLATIGGVSVVYKPVAGERPLWDFPDGTLAHREVAAHLVSEAFGWDIVPVTFLRDGPLGPGMVQLWQEPDAEQDPVDLVAAHAVPDGWRPVFHGSDEHDRAVTLVHEDSPALRRMAVFDVVVNNADRKAGHILPTDRGHRYGVDHGVTFHTEHKLRTVLWGWRGEPLDDAEVAGVERVRTQLDGDLGRYLAELLSDDELAALAARCERLLRTGAFPGPQGDMPAFPWPFF; this is encoded by the coding sequence GTGACCGCCGCCGACGTCGACCTCGTCACCGGCGAGCTCGAGCTCGTGGGGCGGATCACGATCGCGTCGAACGCGACGTTCCTCGCCACGATCGGCGGCGTCAGCGTCGTCTACAAGCCCGTCGCCGGGGAGCGCCCCCTGTGGGACTTCCCGGACGGCACCCTGGCGCACCGCGAGGTGGCGGCCCACCTGGTCTCGGAGGCGTTCGGCTGGGACATCGTCCCGGTCACGTTCCTGCGCGACGGCCCGCTGGGTCCCGGCATGGTGCAGCTCTGGCAGGAGCCCGACGCCGAGCAGGACCCGGTCGACCTCGTCGCGGCCCACGCGGTGCCGGACGGCTGGCGACCGGTGTTCCACGGCAGCGACGAGCACGACCGCGCGGTGACCCTGGTCCACGAGGACTCCCCCGCGCTGCGCCGGATGGCCGTGTTCGACGTCGTCGTGAACAACGCCGACCGCAAGGCCGGTCACATCCTGCCGACGGACCGCGGGCACCGCTACGGCGTCGACCACGGCGTGACCTTCCACACCGAGCACAAGCTGCGGACGGTGCTGTGGGGCTGGCGGGGCGAGCCGCTCGACGACGCCGAGGTCGCGGGCGTCGAGCGCGTGCGCACGCAGCTGGACGGCGACCTCGGTCGGTACCTGGCTGAGCTGCTCAGCGACGACGAGCTGGCGGCCCTCGCCGCCCGGTGCGAGCGGCTGCTGCGGACGGGCGCCTTCCCCGGTCCGCAGGGCGACATGCCCGCCTTCCCGTGGCCGTTCTTCTAG
- a CDS encoding DUF3090 domain-containing protein produces MPALVHQFDWPDRVVVGTVGRPGSRTFYLQVRDGARRTSVALEKEQSAVLAEKIDEILDALMADGENRFSVPAEAPAELIDNEPLDQPVEEEFRAGVMRLGWDPSTAQVVVEAFPFDETDDSDDLEIAAEPSEVLVVRMPVGTARAFVQRTRQVVRSGRPPCPLCGQPVDDDGHVCGAPEEP; encoded by the coding sequence ATGCCCGCACTTGTCCACCAGTTCGACTGGCCCGACCGGGTCGTCGTCGGCACCGTCGGCCGCCCGGGATCCCGCACCTTCTACCTGCAGGTTCGCGACGGCGCCCGGCGCACGAGCGTCGCGCTGGAGAAGGAGCAGAGCGCCGTCCTCGCCGAGAAGATCGACGAGATCCTCGACGCGCTCATGGCCGACGGCGAGAACCGGTTCAGCGTGCCGGCCGAGGCGCCCGCCGAGCTCATCGACAACGAGCCGCTGGACCAGCCCGTCGAGGAGGAGTTCCGCGCCGGCGTGATGCGGCTGGGCTGGGACCCCTCCACCGCGCAGGTCGTCGTCGAGGCGTTCCCGTTCGACGAGACCGACGACTCCGACGACCTCGAGATCGCGGCGGAACCCAGCGAGGTGCTGGTGGTCCGCATGCCGGTGGGCACCGCGCGGGCGTTCGTGCAGCGCACCCGGCAGGTCGTGCGGTCGGGTCGGCCGCCGTGCCCGCTGTGCGGCCAACCGGTGGACGACGATGGGCACGTCTGCGGCGCGCCCGAGGAGCCGTGA
- a CDS encoding MSMEG_4193 family putative phosphomutase, producing the protein MATVLLVRHGRSTANVAGVLSGRTAGVDLDAVGRSQATRTAERLAVVPLVAVISSPLERCRQTAQVIAEHQGDAPVQLEPGIVECDYGQWQGRPLTELAKEPLWKVVQTQPSKAVFPGGESMAAMQARSVEAIRRIDAALEAEHGTGAVWVAVTHGDIIISVLADALGMDLDLVQRLAVNPGSVSIVRYGTARPAVLATNTDAGDLAWLRDLTAAGDAPVGGGAGPATADRAPS; encoded by the coding sequence ATGGCCACAGTCCTCCTCGTCCGGCACGGCCGCAGCACGGCGAACGTCGCGGGGGTCCTGAGCGGGCGCACCGCCGGGGTCGACCTCGACGCGGTCGGTCGCAGCCAAGCCACCCGCACGGCGGAGCGCCTCGCCGTGGTGCCGCTGGTCGCGGTCATCTCGAGCCCGCTCGAGCGCTGCCGGCAGACTGCGCAGGTCATCGCGGAGCACCAGGGCGACGCCCCGGTGCAGCTCGAGCCGGGCATCGTGGAGTGCGACTACGGGCAGTGGCAGGGACGCCCCCTGACGGAGCTCGCCAAGGAGCCGCTGTGGAAGGTGGTGCAGACGCAGCCGTCCAAGGCCGTGTTCCCGGGCGGCGAGTCGATGGCGGCGATGCAGGCGCGGTCGGTCGAGGCGATCCGCCGGATCGACGCGGCGCTGGAAGCCGAGCACGGCACCGGGGCGGTGTGGGTGGCGGTCACGCACGGCGACATCATCATCTCCGTCCTGGCGGACGCCCTCGGCATGGATCTCGACCTCGTCCAGCGCCTCGCCGTCAACCCCGGGTCCGTCTCGATCGTCCGGTACGGGACCGCGCGCCCGGCGGTCCTCGCGACGAACACCGACGCCGGCGACCTGGCGTGGCTGCGTGACCTGACCGCGGCCGGCGACGCGCCCGTCGGCGGCGGAGCGGGTCCCGCGACCGCCGACCGGGCCCCCTCGTAA
- a CDS encoding SDR family oxidoreductase codes for MSDQLTFDNPVERHAHIKPHASWQPLPGLDAELDPKADHGETSYRGLGRLPGRKALITGGDSGIGAAVAIAFAREGADVALSYLPEEQVDAEAIAEHVRAAGRTAILLPGDIRDREFCRTLVADAVEGLGGLDILVNNAAHQVYHQSFDELDEADLDRTIQTNMYAMFWITRDALPHLGPGSTIINSTSVQGYNPSPMIINYASTKFGIIGFTKALAADLAPRGIRVNAVAPGPVWTPLQVSDGQPTDKLNGFGESSWLGRTSQPVEQAPAYVFLASPESSFVVGEVINVNGGANVP; via the coding sequence ATGTCCGACCAGCTCACGTTCGACAACCCCGTCGAGCGGCACGCCCACATCAAGCCGCACGCGTCGTGGCAGCCGCTGCCGGGCCTGGACGCCGAGCTCGACCCGAAGGCCGACCACGGCGAGACCAGCTACCGCGGCCTCGGCCGTCTTCCCGGTCGCAAGGCGCTCATCACCGGCGGCGACTCGGGCATCGGTGCGGCCGTGGCCATCGCGTTCGCGCGCGAGGGCGCGGACGTGGCGCTGAGCTACCTGCCCGAGGAGCAGGTGGACGCCGAGGCCATCGCGGAGCACGTGCGCGCCGCGGGTCGCACGGCGATCCTGCTTCCCGGCGACATCCGGGACCGCGAGTTCTGCCGCACCCTGGTCGCCGACGCGGTCGAGGGCCTCGGCGGGCTCGACATCCTGGTCAACAACGCGGCGCACCAGGTGTACCACCAGAGCTTCGACGAGCTGGACGAGGCGGACCTGGACCGCACCATCCAGACCAACATGTACGCGATGTTCTGGATCACCCGCGACGCCCTGCCGCACCTCGGCCCGGGGTCGACGATCATCAACAGCACGTCGGTCCAGGGGTACAACCCGTCGCCGATGATCATCAACTACGCCTCGACCAAGTTCGGCATCATCGGGTTCACCAAGGCGCTGGCCGCCGACCTGGCGCCGCGTGGCATCCGCGTCAACGCCGTCGCGCCCGGCCCGGTGTGGACGCCGTTGCAGGTCTCCGACGGGCAGCCCACCGACAAGCTGAACGGCTTCGGGGAGTCGTCCTGGCTGGGCCGAACGAGCCAGCCGGTCGAGCAGGCGCCCGCCTACGTGTTCCTCGCGTCGCCGGAGTCCAGCTTCGTGGTGGGGGAGGTCATCAACGTCAACGGCGGGGCGAACGTGCCGTGA
- a CDS encoding type IV toxin-antitoxin system AbiEi family antitoxin, with protein sequence MFQREVDVDEARQGETRLAVRPMRTVRPADLDDLFVNPRAVLRDRAAKGELHRVAYGTYIAVPDDAHDQARWRPGLEAAAAAVATAIFGDRATALMGMTAARLLGAAPRAYGHATVAAPRRHRDVPLTDRRDAVIHFVPRDLDALDVRPIATELGVTLVTTPEQTLVDLARDRTINDADRHATMLALGRTADWDAVEELTAAQRGRTVTGPVLARVRREVER encoded by the coding sequence GTGTTCCAGCGGGAGGTTGACGTGGACGAGGCGCGGCAGGGCGAGACGCGACTTGCCGTGCGTCCGATGCGGACCGTCAGGCCCGCGGATCTCGACGACCTCTTCGTCAATCCACGGGCGGTCCTGCGGGACCGCGCCGCCAAGGGTGAGCTCCACAGGGTCGCGTACGGCACGTACATCGCCGTGCCGGACGACGCGCACGACCAGGCGCGATGGAGGCCCGGTCTCGAGGCGGCCGCGGCGGCCGTGGCCACGGCGATCTTCGGTGATCGGGCAACGGCGCTGATGGGTATGACCGCAGCCCGGCTGCTCGGCGCCGCGCCCCGCGCGTACGGCCACGCCACGGTCGCCGCCCCGCGACGGCATCGCGACGTGCCGTTGACCGACCGTCGCGATGCGGTGATCCACTTCGTCCCGCGCGACCTCGATGCCCTCGACGTCCGGCCCATCGCGACGGAGCTCGGAGTCACCCTGGTCACCACCCCCGAGCAGACGCTCGTCGACCTCGCCCGCGACCGGACGATCAACGACGCCGACCGGCACGCCACGATGCTGGCGCTGGGGCGGACCGCCGACTGGGACGCGGTCGAGGAGCTGACCGCCGCCCAGCGGGGGCGAACCGTGACGGGACCGGTGCTGGCCCGAGTCAGGCGAGAGGTCGAGCGATGA
- the recD gene encoding exodeoxyribonuclease V subunit alpha, with the protein MTVADDPYAASVPWRVTGLLADADLTAADVHVARRLGAIGGDDDERVLLAAALAVQALRAGSVCVVLDETSVPQPDGWHDAIRRSPLVADGPDGPADRPLRWVDGRLYLDRYWRDEQTVREAMHDRLARTAAADPVALTSAVDRLYPSATDAAQREALRTAATSHLMVLTGGPGTGKTTTVARLVAALQAAAGPGLRVALAAPTGKAAARLQESVNAEVALLGPADVDAVGSLRATTLHRLLGWRPGTTTRFRHDRLRRLPHDVVVVDESSMVSLPLMARLVEALRPTARLVLVGDPDQLASVEAGAVLGDLVAALPRGVVRLTQAHRYGPALGALAEAIRLGDAETAVALLRSGDAHRSWVEPAAERLSPQDVAGLRADVEAGADALVAAARAGDAPAALRALGSHRLLLAHREGPFGVAHWAATAESWIGTGAGQWPLGRPLLVTQNDRASGLYNGDTGVVVADGTGGVAVAFGEPDDPRLVRPYRLPAVQPVHAMTVHRGQGSQFARVTLLLPPATSPLLSRELLYTAVTRAREHVRVIGTEDAIRAAIERPVRRASGLREAR; encoded by the coding sequence ATGACCGTCGCCGACGACCCGTACGCCGCGAGCGTCCCGTGGCGCGTGACCGGCCTGCTCGCCGACGCCGACCTCACGGCCGCCGACGTGCACGTCGCCCGCCGGCTCGGCGCGATCGGCGGCGACGACGACGAGCGGGTGCTGCTCGCCGCCGCGCTCGCCGTGCAGGCGCTGCGTGCGGGGTCGGTCTGCGTGGTGCTCGACGAGACCTCCGTCCCGCAGCCCGACGGCTGGCACGACGCGATCCGGCGCAGCCCGCTGGTCGCCGACGGACCCGACGGACCCGCGGACCGACCGCTGCGATGGGTCGACGGTCGGCTGTACCTCGACCGCTACTGGCGCGACGAGCAGACGGTCCGCGAGGCGATGCACGACCGCCTCGCCCGCACCGCGGCGGCCGACCCGGTCGCGCTGACCTCGGCGGTCGACCGCCTCTACCCGTCGGCCACCGACGCCGCCCAGCGCGAGGCGCTGCGGACCGCCGCGACCTCGCACCTCATGGTCCTCACCGGCGGCCCCGGCACGGGCAAGACGACGACCGTCGCGCGCCTCGTCGCCGCCCTGCAGGCCGCGGCCGGTCCCGGGTTGCGGGTCGCACTGGCTGCCCCGACCGGGAAGGCCGCCGCACGCCTGCAGGAGTCGGTCAACGCGGAGGTCGCGCTGCTCGGTCCGGCCGACGTCGACGCCGTCGGCTCGCTGCGGGCCACGACCCTGCACCGCCTGCTCGGCTGGCGCCCCGGCACGACGACCCGGTTCCGGCACGACCGGCTGCGCCGCCTCCCGCACGACGTCGTCGTGGTCGACGAGTCCTCGATGGTGTCGTTGCCGCTGATGGCGCGCCTGGTCGAGGCGCTGCGACCGACCGCGCGGCTCGTGCTCGTCGGCGACCCCGACCAGCTGGCGAGCGTCGAGGCCGGTGCCGTGCTCGGCGACCTCGTGGCCGCCCTGCCCCGAGGGGTCGTCCGGCTCACCCAGGCGCACCGCTACGGCCCGGCGCTCGGCGCCCTCGCCGAGGCGATCCGGTTGGGCGACGCCGAGACCGCGGTCGCGCTGCTGCGCTCGGGCGACGCGCACCGGTCGTGGGTCGAGCCTGCCGCCGAGCGCCTCTCACCGCAGGACGTCGCCGGGCTGCGGGCGGACGTCGAGGCCGGCGCCGACGCGCTCGTCGCAGCGGCCCGGGCCGGTGACGCCCCGGCGGCGCTGCGGGCGCTGGGCAGCCACCGCCTGCTGCTCGCCCACCGCGAGGGCCCGTTCGGCGTCGCGCACTGGGCGGCCACCGCGGAGTCGTGGATCGGCACCGGTGCCGGGCAGTGGCCGCTGGGCCGCCCCCTCCTGGTGACCCAGAACGACCGCGCGAGCGGCCTGTACAACGGCGACACCGGCGTGGTGGTCGCCGACGGCACCGGCGGGGTCGCGGTCGCGTTCGGCGAGCCCGACGACCCGCGCCTGGTCCGCCCCTACCGGCTGCCCGCGGTCCAGCCGGTCCACGCGATGACCGTGCACCGGGGCCAGGGCAGCCAGTTCGCGCGCGTGACGCTCCTGCTCCCGCCCGCCACGTCGCCGCTGCTGAGCCGTGAGCTGCTGTACACGGCGGTCACCCGCGCGCGCGAGCACGTCCGCGTGATCGGGACCGAGGATGCGATTCGCGCCGCGATCGAGCGTCCCGTGCGCCGGGCCAGCGGCCTGCGGGAGGCGCGCTGA